One Mercurialis annua linkage group LG3, ddMerAnnu1.2, whole genome shotgun sequence DNA window includes the following coding sequences:
- the LOC126671230 gene encoding uncharacterized protein LOC126671230, with product MVKPGKSKDTRRSQHLLISFGLLEFPYFNFYNDRALHEVPASIFDLINHVTCNWNEVLIRYLFIPAHATAILSLPIPYCAQPDRLIWKHQKSGNYTSKSGYFQASLIRHPAISPVTMHFSKTDWQNIWLLKIYPRIKVFIWRALHEALPTGEALFIRFNIDVKCVHCGSAESLSHMLFLCPFAQKIWFASPLGLLPQHFPILSFHLLWQYLSNALLTQDPSKESLQLACFVCWYIWKCRNKLLFENEIQSEEQVVRDAVAAYQEYAGINQTFSSSYSDQHVLSPQSSWLPPPRGFIKLNYDASTARLHQCGFIATVARDSDGIVIGRFHAYFRHIWDPGILELLALRESLNWAVLCSWSHVIMEGDALQVSQAINSHRILDYHTWGICQDIWRLQNRFRVCIVQYVNRKFNVLAHELASLVKNSYILGL from the exons ATGGTGAAACCTGGAAAATCAAAAGATACCA GAAG GTCTCAACATCTCCTAATTTCTTTTGGACTTTTAGAATTcccctattttaatttttataatgacAGAGCTTTACATGAGGTACCTGCTTCCATATTTGATTTGATAAATCATGTCACATGTAACTGGAATGAAGTGCTTATTCGTTACCTATTCATACCTGCTCATGCTACTGCTATTTTATCGTTGCCAATACCGTATTGTGCTCAACCTGACCGACTCATTTGGAAGCATCAAAAGTCTGGCAATTACACATCCAAATCTGGGTACTTTCAAGCATCTCTTATTAGACATCCTGCTATATCTCCTGTTACAATGCATTTTTCAAAGACGGATTGGCAAAATATTTGGCTTCTAAAAATTTATCCTCGtattaaagtttttatttgGAGGGCCCTTCATGAGGCTTTACCAACTGGGGAAGCTTTATTTATTCGCTTCAATATTGATGTTAAATGTGTGCATTGTGGAAGTGCAGAATCATTGTCTCATATGTTGTTCCTTTGCCCATTTGCTCAAAAAATTTGGTTCGCTTCTCCTTTGGGTTTACTGCCACAACATTTTCCTATTTTATCTTTTCATCTATTATGGCAATACCTATCTAATGCTTTACTCACTCAAGATCCATCTAAAGAATCTCTACAACTAGCATGTTTTGTTTGttggtatatatggaaatgtcgAAACAAGTTGCTGTTTGAGAATGAAATACAAAGTGAGGAGCAGGTTGTGCGGGATGCTGTTGCTGCTTATCAAGAATATGCAGGTATTAATCAAACTTTTTCTTCCTCATATTCTGATCAGCATGTATTATCACCTCAAAGCTCATGGCTGCCACCTCCTCGAGGATTTATAAAGCTTAACTATGATGCTTCAACTGCTCGATTACATCAATGTGGGTTTATAGCAACAGTGGCAAGGGATTCTGATGGAATTGTTATTGGCAGGTTTCATGCTTATTTTAGACACATTTGGGATCCCGGAATTTTAGAACTTTTAGCACTCCGAGAATCTCTGAATTGGGCTGTTTTATGTTCATGGAGTCATGTAATAATGGAGGGTGACGCTCTTCAAGTCTCACAAGCTATTAATTCACACCGAATACTGGATTATCATACTTGGGGGATTTGTCAAGATATATGGCGTCTTCAGAATCGTTTTAGAGTTTGTATTGTTCAATATGTCAATCGTAAGTTTAATGTTTTAGCTCATGAATTAGCTTCTTTAGTTAAGAATTCGTATATTCTGGGTCTGTAA
- the LOC126673362 gene encoding mannosylglycoprotein endo-beta-mannosidase isoform X1 yields the protein MAKIGKIVLDSGWFAARSTEVKFNGVQLTTTHPPAGPSDPWMDAAVPGTVLGTLVKNKKVPDPFYGLENETIIDIADSGREYYTFWFFTTFESKLSGNQHLELNFRAINYSADVYLNGHLKVLPKGMFRRHALDVTDILNPEGTNLLAVLVHPPDHPGSIPPEGGQGGDHEIGKDVATQYVEGWDWMAPIRDRNTGIWDEASIYVTGPVKIVDPHLVSTFFDGYKRVYLYATTELENKSAWVAECNINIQVTVELEGNFCLVEHLQTQHVSIPAGKTIQYTFPQLFFYKPNLWWPNGMGKQSLYNVSITVDAEGFGESDSWNQLFGFRKIESYIDSNTGGRLFKVNGQPIFIRGGNWIVSDGLLRLSRKRYKTDIKFHADMNFNMIRCWGGGLAERPEFYHYCDIYGLLVWQEFWITGDVDGRGVPVSNPNGPLDHGLFLLCARDTVKLLRNHPSLALWVGGNEQVPPPDINAALKNDLKLHPHFLKFDENSQSMQDLPLQSVAPSQYLDGTRIYVQGSMWDGFANGKGDFTDGPYEIQNPEDFFRDDYYKYGFNPEVGNVGMPVAATIRATMPPEGWQIPLFKVMPDGYVEEVANPIWEYHKYIPYSKPGKVHDQILLYGVPKDLDDFCLKAQLVNYIQYRALIEGYTSKMWKKHTGFLIWKTQNPWTGLRGQFYDHLLDQTAGFYGCRCAAEPIHVQLNLSTYSIEAVNTLSEQLSGVAIEASVWDLSGACPYYKVFEKLSLPPKKTVSIGEMKYPKSKNPKPVYFLLLKLYNMSDYGIISRNFYWLHLPGGDYKLLEPYRKRKVPLKITSKTFIKGSTYEIDMRVHNISKKPDSKCSTYKNNFITRLVGDDFDTSSMELEPVNDKAKQKPEASLLQRIYKHFSPETDGLRVTEINGSEEGVAFFLHFSIHASKTNHQEGEDLRILPVHYSDNHFSLVPGEIMPIKLSFEVPPGVTPRITLQGWNYYNGHNIF from the exons ATGGCGAAGATCGGGAAGATAGTGCTCGACTCCGGTTGGTTTGCGGCGAGATCGACGGAGGTTAAATTCAACGGAGTTCAGCTCACCACCACTCACCCGCCTGCCGGTCCCAGTGACCCATGGATGGATGCGGCCGTTCCGGGAAC TGTGTTGGGAACtctagtaaaaaataaaaaggtgcCTGATCCATTCTACGGTTTAGAAAATGAAACAATAATCGATATTGCTGACTCTGGAAGGGAGTATTATACATTTTGGTTCTTCACTACTTTTGAGTCTAAGCTG TCAGGAAATCAACATCTGGAGCTGAATTTCCGTGCCATCAACTACTCCGCTGATGTGTATTTGAATGGACACCTCAAGGTGTTACCCAAAGGGATGTTTAGAAGACATGCTCTTGATGTTACTGATATTTTAAATCCCGAAGGTACAAATTTGTTGGCTGTTCTTGTTCATCCTCCTGATCATCCAGGAAGCATTCCTCCTGAAGGAGGGCAGGGTGGGGATCATGAG ATCGGTAAAGATGTGGCTACGCAATATGTTGAAGGTTGGGATTGGATGGCTCCGATAAG GGATAGGAACACTGGCATATGGGATGAGGCATCAATTTATGTCACTGGG CCTGTGAAAATTGTAGATCCCCATTTAGTTTCAACATTTTTTGATGGTTATAAGAGGGTATATTTGTATGCTACAACTGAGTTGGAAAACAAAAGCGCTTGGGTTGCTGAATGTAATATAAATATCCAAGTGACAGTTGAACTTGAAGGAAACTTTTGCTTGGTAGAGCATCTTCAAACGCAGCATGTGTCAATTCCTGCTGGAAAAACTATTCAGTATACTTTTCCTCAG CTTTTCTTCTACAAGCCTAATTTATGGTGGCCAAATGGCATGGGAAAGCAATCCCTGTACAATGTCAGTATTACTGTTGATGCGGAGGGATTTGGAGAATCAGACTCATGGAACCAGCTGTTTGGTTTCCGTAAAATTGAAAGCTACATTGACAGCAATACCGGTGGAAG ATTGTTCAAGGTCAATGGACAGCCTATTTTTATCCGCGGTGGTAATTGGATAGTGTCGGATGGCTTACTGCGACTTTCAagaaaacgttataaaacagaCATCAAGTTCCATGCTGATATGAATTTTAACATGATCCGCTGTTGGGGTGGTGGATTAGCTGAGAGACCGGAGTTCTATCATTACTGTGACATTTATGGTTTGCTG GTGTGGCAAGAGTTTTGGATCACTGGAGATGTTGATGGAAGAGGTGTCCCGGTatcaaatccaaatggtccgcTTGATCACGGCCTTTTTCTGCTATGTGCTAGAGACACTGTCAAGCTTCTAAGGAATCACCCTAGTCTTGCTCTGTGGGTTGGTGGAAATGAACAAGTTCCACCACCTGATATCAATGCTGCTTTGAAGAATGACCTCAAACTCCATCCCCATTTTCTGAAATTTGACGAAAATAGCCAATCTATGCAAGATCTGCCTTTACAATCAGTTGCTCCTAGTCAATATCTCGATGGTACACGTATTTATGTTCAAGGATCCATGTGGGATGGCTTTGCAAATGGAAAGGGGGACTTCACCGATGGCCCTTATGAAATCCAAAATCCTGAAGATTTCTTTAGAGATGATTATTACAAGTACGGATTCAATCCTGAGGTTGGTAATGTGGGAATGCCGGTTGCTGCAACTATTAGAGCAACAATGCCTCCAGAAGGGTGGCAAATTCCATTGTTTAAGGTGATGCCCGATGGTTATGTAGAAGAAGTCGCAAACCCAATATGGGAATACCATAAATACATTCCATATTCAAAACCAGGAAAGGTTCATGATCAGATTTTATTGTATGGAGTTCCTAAAGATCTGGATGACTTTTGTTTAAAG GCTCAGCTTGTTAACTACATTCAGTATAGAGCTTTAATTGAGGGCTATACTTCGAAAATGTGGAAAAAACACACTGGTTTCTTAATTTGGAAGACGCAGAATCCATGGACAGGTCTGAGAGGCCAGTTTTACGATCATCTTCTTGATCAAACAGCAGGTTTCTATGGCTGTCGATGTGCGGCAGAGCCAATTCATGTCCAGTTGAATCTGAGTACATATTCTATTGAG GCTGTTAATACCCTGTCGGAGCAACTGTCTGGTGTAGCCATTGAAGCATCGGTATGGGATCTATCAGGAGCATGCCCGTATTATAAAGTATTTGAAAAACTCTCTCTTCCACCAAAGAAAACAGTATCCATTGGCGAGATGAAGTACCCAAAGTCCAAAAACCCAAAACCAGTCTACTTTCTTCTCCTCAAGCTTTATAATATGTCAGATTATGGCATTATATCTAGAAACTTTTATTGGTTACATTTGCCTGGTGGAGATTACAAGCTGCTCGAACCTTACAGGAAGAGAAAAGTTCCTCTCAAGATAACATCAAAGACTTTCATAAAAGGATCCACTTATGAAATAGATATGCGCGTGCATAACATATCTAAGAAACCAGACTCGAAATGCTCGACTTATAAGAATAATTTCATTACCAGACTAGTTGGTGATGATTTTGATACCTCCTCGATGGAGCTGGAACCTGTAAATGACAAAGCTAAGCAAAAGCCTGAAGCTAGCTTACTGCAGAGGATCTACAAACATTTTTCTCCGGAAACTGATGGTCTGAGAGTAACTGAGATTAACGGTTCCGAGGAAGGAGTTGCCTTCTTCCTTCACTTCTCTATTCATGCATCAAAGACTAACCACCAGGAAGGGGAAGACTTAAGAATTCTACCTGTTCATTACTCAGACAACCACTTCTCGCTTGTGCCAGGCGAGATTATGCCGATCAAGCTATCTTTTGAGGTTCCTCCAGGTGTTACTCCTCGGATAACGCTTCAAGGCTGGAATTATTATAATGgccataatattttttga
- the LOC126673362 gene encoding mannosylglycoprotein endo-beta-mannosidase isoform X2, producing MRDRNTGIWDEASIYVTGPVKIVDPHLVSTFFDGYKRVYLYATTELENKSAWVAECNINIQVTVELEGNFCLVEHLQTQHVSIPAGKTIQYTFPQLFFYKPNLWWPNGMGKQSLYNVSITVDAEGFGESDSWNQLFGFRKIESYIDSNTGGRLFKVNGQPIFIRGGNWIVSDGLLRLSRKRYKTDIKFHADMNFNMIRCWGGGLAERPEFYHYCDIYGLLVWQEFWITGDVDGRGVPVSNPNGPLDHGLFLLCARDTVKLLRNHPSLALWVGGNEQVPPPDINAALKNDLKLHPHFLKFDENSQSMQDLPLQSVAPSQYLDGTRIYVQGSMWDGFANGKGDFTDGPYEIQNPEDFFRDDYYKYGFNPEVGNVGMPVAATIRATMPPEGWQIPLFKVMPDGYVEEVANPIWEYHKYIPYSKPGKVHDQILLYGVPKDLDDFCLKAQLVNYIQYRALIEGYTSKMWKKHTGFLIWKTQNPWTGLRGQFYDHLLDQTAGFYGCRCAAEPIHVQLNLSTYSIEAVNTLSEQLSGVAIEASVWDLSGACPYYKVFEKLSLPPKKTVSIGEMKYPKSKNPKPVYFLLLKLYNMSDYGIISRNFYWLHLPGGDYKLLEPYRKRKVPLKITSKTFIKGSTYEIDMRVHNISKKPDSKCSTYKNNFITRLVGDDFDTSSMELEPVNDKAKQKPEASLLQRIYKHFSPETDGLRVTEINGSEEGVAFFLHFSIHASKTNHQEGEDLRILPVHYSDNHFSLVPGEIMPIKLSFEVPPGVTPRITLQGWNYYNGHNIF from the exons ATGAG GGATAGGAACACTGGCATATGGGATGAGGCATCAATTTATGTCACTGGG CCTGTGAAAATTGTAGATCCCCATTTAGTTTCAACATTTTTTGATGGTTATAAGAGGGTATATTTGTATGCTACAACTGAGTTGGAAAACAAAAGCGCTTGGGTTGCTGAATGTAATATAAATATCCAAGTGACAGTTGAACTTGAAGGAAACTTTTGCTTGGTAGAGCATCTTCAAACGCAGCATGTGTCAATTCCTGCTGGAAAAACTATTCAGTATACTTTTCCTCAG CTTTTCTTCTACAAGCCTAATTTATGGTGGCCAAATGGCATGGGAAAGCAATCCCTGTACAATGTCAGTATTACTGTTGATGCGGAGGGATTTGGAGAATCAGACTCATGGAACCAGCTGTTTGGTTTCCGTAAAATTGAAAGCTACATTGACAGCAATACCGGTGGAAG ATTGTTCAAGGTCAATGGACAGCCTATTTTTATCCGCGGTGGTAATTGGATAGTGTCGGATGGCTTACTGCGACTTTCAagaaaacgttataaaacagaCATCAAGTTCCATGCTGATATGAATTTTAACATGATCCGCTGTTGGGGTGGTGGATTAGCTGAGAGACCGGAGTTCTATCATTACTGTGACATTTATGGTTTGCTG GTGTGGCAAGAGTTTTGGATCACTGGAGATGTTGATGGAAGAGGTGTCCCGGTatcaaatccaaatggtccgcTTGATCACGGCCTTTTTCTGCTATGTGCTAGAGACACTGTCAAGCTTCTAAGGAATCACCCTAGTCTTGCTCTGTGGGTTGGTGGAAATGAACAAGTTCCACCACCTGATATCAATGCTGCTTTGAAGAATGACCTCAAACTCCATCCCCATTTTCTGAAATTTGACGAAAATAGCCAATCTATGCAAGATCTGCCTTTACAATCAGTTGCTCCTAGTCAATATCTCGATGGTACACGTATTTATGTTCAAGGATCCATGTGGGATGGCTTTGCAAATGGAAAGGGGGACTTCACCGATGGCCCTTATGAAATCCAAAATCCTGAAGATTTCTTTAGAGATGATTATTACAAGTACGGATTCAATCCTGAGGTTGGTAATGTGGGAATGCCGGTTGCTGCAACTATTAGAGCAACAATGCCTCCAGAAGGGTGGCAAATTCCATTGTTTAAGGTGATGCCCGATGGTTATGTAGAAGAAGTCGCAAACCCAATATGGGAATACCATAAATACATTCCATATTCAAAACCAGGAAAGGTTCATGATCAGATTTTATTGTATGGAGTTCCTAAAGATCTGGATGACTTTTGTTTAAAG GCTCAGCTTGTTAACTACATTCAGTATAGAGCTTTAATTGAGGGCTATACTTCGAAAATGTGGAAAAAACACACTGGTTTCTTAATTTGGAAGACGCAGAATCCATGGACAGGTCTGAGAGGCCAGTTTTACGATCATCTTCTTGATCAAACAGCAGGTTTCTATGGCTGTCGATGTGCGGCAGAGCCAATTCATGTCCAGTTGAATCTGAGTACATATTCTATTGAG GCTGTTAATACCCTGTCGGAGCAACTGTCTGGTGTAGCCATTGAAGCATCGGTATGGGATCTATCAGGAGCATGCCCGTATTATAAAGTATTTGAAAAACTCTCTCTTCCACCAAAGAAAACAGTATCCATTGGCGAGATGAAGTACCCAAAGTCCAAAAACCCAAAACCAGTCTACTTTCTTCTCCTCAAGCTTTATAATATGTCAGATTATGGCATTATATCTAGAAACTTTTATTGGTTACATTTGCCTGGTGGAGATTACAAGCTGCTCGAACCTTACAGGAAGAGAAAAGTTCCTCTCAAGATAACATCAAAGACTTTCATAAAAGGATCCACTTATGAAATAGATATGCGCGTGCATAACATATCTAAGAAACCAGACTCGAAATGCTCGACTTATAAGAATAATTTCATTACCAGACTAGTTGGTGATGATTTTGATACCTCCTCGATGGAGCTGGAACCTGTAAATGACAAAGCTAAGCAAAAGCCTGAAGCTAGCTTACTGCAGAGGATCTACAAACATTTTTCTCCGGAAACTGATGGTCTGAGAGTAACTGAGATTAACGGTTCCGAGGAAGGAGTTGCCTTCTTCCTTCACTTCTCTATTCATGCATCAAAGACTAACCACCAGGAAGGGGAAGACTTAAGAATTCTACCTGTTCATTACTCAGACAACCACTTCTCGCTTGTGCCAGGCGAGATTATGCCGATCAAGCTATCTTTTGAGGTTCCTCCAGGTGTTACTCCTCGGATAACGCTTCAAGGCTGGAATTATTATAATGgccataatattttttga
- the LOC126673416 gene encoding pentatricopeptide repeat-containing protein At3g05340, producing the protein MKSKWVLHTLNSHLPSRVTSILSPFKTRIQQSPSSKACTFILSLVDISLLLSTCGKEGYFHLGSSIHASIIKNHEFFDCRNDSDVRNVLVTWNSLLSMYAKCGIFTDAVKLFDTMPMRDTVSWNIMISGFFRNRELDTGFGFFERMREFSLNGLDQATLTIVLSACDRPELSFANKMIHSVVVLIGFEQEITVGNALITSYFKCGCYSSGRQVFDEMLERNVITWTAIISGLAQNEMYEDSLRLFVQMHCGFVEPNFLTYLSSLTACSGLQALEEGRQIHGLVLKSGIQSDLCIESALMDMYSKCGSVEDAWRVFEAAVELDEVSMTVILVGFAQNGFEEEAIQFFVKMVNVGIEVDPNMVSAVLGVFGVDTSLGLGKQIHSLVIKRSFGSNPFVSNGLINMYSKCGELQESIKVFDKLPQRNSVSWNSMIAAFARHGDCFRALQLYEVMLEEHAAPTDVTFLSLLHACSHVGLVDKGMNFLNSMTEVYNITPRTEHYACVVDMLGRAGLLNEAKSFIESLSIQPDVLIWQALLGACSFRGDAETGKYAAEKLMLLEPDKAAPYVLLANIYSSKGRWSERAETIKRMKEMRVAKETGISWIEIEKKVHSFVVEDKKHPQAEGIYGVLGELFRLMIDEGYVPDKRFILYYIEQDGKETIND; encoded by the coding sequence ATGAAATCCAAATGGGTCCTTCACACACTAAATTCTCATCTTCCCTCTCGGGTAACATCTATTCTATCTCCATTCAAAACCCGAATTCAGCAATCCCCATCTTCAAAAGCTTGTACATTTATCCTCAGTCTCGTTGATATTAGCCTTTTATTATCTACATGTGGAAAAGAAGGTTACTTCCATCTGGGTTCTTCAATTCATGCCTCCATcattaaaaatcatgaattttttgACTGCCGTAATGATTCCGATGTCCGAAACGTGTTAGTTACTTGGAACTCTCTCCTTTCTATGTATGCAAAATGTGGGATCTTCACTGATGCTGTTAAACTGTTTGATACTATGCCTATGAGAGACACTGTCTCATGGAATATAATGATTTCTGGGTTTTTTAGGAATAGGGAGTTGGATACGGGTTTCGGGTTCTTTGAACGAATGAGAGAATTTTCTTTAAATGGGTTGGATCAAGCAACTTTAACCATTGTATTATCAGCTTGTGATAGGCCTGAACTTAGTTTTGCAAATAAAATGATACATTCTGTGGTGGTTTTAATTGGTTTTGAGCAAGAAATTACTGTAGGGAATGCATTAATAACATCATATTTTAAATGTGGGTGTTATAGTTCTGGGAGGCAGGTCTTTGATGAGATGCTTGAAAGGAACGTTATTACTTGGACAGCTATTATATCAGGGTTAGCACAGAATGAAATGTATGAGGATAGCTTGAGATTATTTGTGCAAATGCATTGTGGCTTTGTGGAACCAAATTTTTTGACGTATTTGAGTTCGTTGACAGCATGTTCGGGTTTGCAAGCATTGGAGGAAGGGCGTCAAATTCATGGACTTGTATTGAAATCGGGAATTCAGTCTGATTTATGCATTGAGAGTGCATTAATGGACATGTATTCAAAATGTGGAAGTGTGGAAGATGCGTGGCGGGTTTTTGAGGCTGCGGTGGAGTTGGATGAGGTTTCCATGACTGTAATTCTCGTAGGTTTTGCACAGAACGGATTTGAGGAAGAAGCGATACAGTTTTTCGTGAAAATGGTGAATGTTGGAATTGAGGTTGACCCGAACATGGTTTCAGCTGTTCTTGGGGTATTTGGTGTGGATACTTCTTTAGGTCTTGGTAAACAAATACATTCATTGGTTATCAAAAGAAGCTTTGGTTCGAATCCTTTTGTTAGCAATGGTCTAATTAACATGTACTCCAAGTGCGGAGAGTTGCAGGAATCAATCAAAGTCTTCGACAAACTACCACAGAGGAACTCAGTTTCATGGAACTCTATGATTGCTGCTTTCGCTCGCCACGGGGATTGCTTTCGAGCACTACAACTATACGAAGTGATGCTTGAGGAACACGCAGCGCCAACGGATGTTACTTTTCTTTCATTGCTTCATGCTTGTAGCCACGTAGGCTTAGTCGACAAAGGTATGAACTTTCTAAATTCCATGACTGAAGTATACAATATTACTCCTAGAACAGAACACTACGCTTGTGTTGTCGACATGTTAGGTCGAGCAGGGCTTCTCAATGAAGCTAAAAGCTTCATCGAAAGCTTATCTATACAGCCCGACGTGCTTATTTGGCAAGCCTTGCTCGGTGCTTGTAGCTTTCGTGGAGATGCTGAAACGGGGAAATATGCAGCTGAAAAGTTGATGTTATTAGAACCCGACAAGGCGGCGCCGTATGTGTTGTTGGCTAATATATATTCTAGCAAAGGTAGATGGAGTGAAAGAGCAGAAACTATTAAGAGAATGAAAGAAATGAGAGTGGCTAAAGAAACTGGGATAAGTTGGATTGAGATTGAGAAGAAAGTTCATAGCTTTGTTGTTGAGGATAAAAAACATCCACAAGCTGAGGGGATATATGGAGTTTTGGGAGAATTGTTTAGGCTCATGATTGATGAAGGGTATGTGCCTGATAAGAGGTTTATTCTTTATTACATAGAACAAGATGGCAAAGAGACAATCAATGATTAG